The DNA segment AAATTATATTACGTATAAGGTAAAATACTACTActtattattaattaaaaaatagacTTTAAACCTCTAATTGAATTTCCTGGTTTCGTCACTGAATATCACGATGCCCCGCGACTACTAAATCCCTTTGGGCCCACTGTCTAGAATATGACTTTCTCATTCTCATCTTCCTCTCTTCAACTACTATATAACAAGAGATATGCATAATACATGAGTTTCAATCATTCTTTCATTTCTGTGAAAGGATATATATTATATAGAGAGAACAAAAGTTTTTTAtttgcaaaaaaaataaaaaatctcttGCATTTCTCATGAACTTCGGAGTCGTATTGGGTTTCTATTGCTGGGGTTGGGAGTTCTTAACTGCCCTTCTTCTCTTCTCCACCCCCTCTTCTATCTAGCAAATTTATCCATTTTAATTttatagatttttattttttttaaaacccaacacaaaaaaaaaaaaaaaaaaaaaaaaaaacccaaaaaagggttgattctattttcttttctcttcttgttttaccaattttcttggattttttttttaaaaaatgatggTGGTATTAGAAGAAGTTCAAAGTGATGAGAAGAGTTTGTTATTAGAATATGTGAGGAAGTCATCGCCGTCACCTTTTCTGCTGAAAACGTACATGTTGGTGGAGGATCCGGCGACGGACGATGTCGTTTCTTGGAATTCCGATGGGACGGCGTTTGTTGTGTGGCAGCCGGCGGAATTTGCTAGAGATTTACTTCCAACTCTCTTCAAACATAGCAACTTCTCCAGCTTTGTCCGGCAGCTCAATACCTATGTATGTTATCCTTCTATTTACTGTCTAAAAAAATTTATTCTTATTCCGTGTTTGCATTAATTCAATAAATATACGAGTTTTTAAACTTATATTACCATCAAAGGATATGGTGGGACGTATGCTTTTAATCGGGGGTCTGAATTATAGGAAGCCTTAAATTCTTTTCTATGGACCCTATGCGATGATAATGCAAAATTAATCTAGCTAGTTAGTGAAGGGGAGCCTTAGAGCGTGTGAATTATAGGTTACGAGTTCGAGTCGTAGAAGCTGGCGTTACTAAACTTCTACGGACCCTACATGAAAATGCGATGCTTTGTACACCAGGATACTTTTTTTAAGTCTAGCTAGTCGGTACCAGACAGTGGATACTTGATaattaaaccaaaaaaaaaatattttttaaccaTATTGTGTCTTTTAAATATCTTGTGATTCTTAAGGTTAAATTCATTAATTTGGTATAGATACTAGAGGTAAGATGCAAGGAAGTATTTTCCTCAGATTCCCTCCCCTTCTACAAAAAAGAGATATATTTCTATTTATCATAAATCTATATTTAATTACCAAAAACTATTTTAACTAAATGAGTAATTGGTATAGAATATTCATATAACAGATATCAATTGGTTTGAGGTTAAGATAACATTTAGCAGTACATAGTAATAGTTGTTATAATAATTtataattaattatatatatactcatctaTGAACATGGTTTATCTAAAACCAATAATATTCAATGATTGTTTTATTCCCAATAagctaaaattttatttattaaatttaaagcAAATCGCACTAAAAGCATTTTAAGACACGTCCTGCTATTAGTATAACTTTAGTAACTGAAATATCTTTTTCCAGACACATGTAGCTTAATTGAGTAGTTTAATTCGTTTGATAATGGTTAATTTAgttatttttaaagaagaaaaaaataaaaaaatgtattaGTGTTGGTGATACAAATAGACAATAGATCTTTTGTGGGCTCAACTAAAAGGACTGTAGACCATGATTTTGGAATAGTCAGCCATTAAAATATAACGATTATATTATTGACATTAATCCTACTTAGATCTTAGGTTATAATTATAAGTTATCAAGATAAGATATTGTATTGCTTATTGTCAAAAGCACTCATAATTCTTAGCTTAATCACTTGAATATAATAAAGTTTGTCTTATTTGTACACTTTTCAATTAACATGCGTAATAATAGTATTTTCACTATTTATTACCTTCTTATTACTCATGTTTTCACTAATTAAGTGGTACTCAAACTGGCCACAACTATGATAATAGTGGCAATCATCTCATCTCATACTAATGGAGATTAAAAAGTACATTATATTCTTAATGGATTAAGAATTTTCTCATGTATTAAAGTTGTGAAAATTCTTTCGTTTGAGGAAATTATTAATTTATAAACAGCCTCttccagaaatgcaaggtaagacTGCGTATAATAAACCCTTGTGGTCCTGAACCCGGGCTGCAAAGTTTGAGACAAGTTACACATGATAACGTTTTCTACATTTtgaaccatatatatatatatgtttaatttccattgaatatatatataattcttgaAATTTATTTCGATCATTAATTTTTTGTATGATATTAGGGTTTCCGTAAAATAGCAACAAGCCGGTGGGAGTTCAGTAATGACAAGTTTAGAAAGGGAGAAAGAGATTTACTATGTGATATTCGTCGTAGAAAAGCATGGACAAACAGACACCAACCAAACAACaataatagcaacaacaacaatattaaTAACGGACAGAGTCAATGTGCGAACAGTAACAAGAAAGAAACAGAAGAAGATCAAAGGTCAtcgtcatcaacatcatcatcatctgaACTTACAATTCTTGTGGATGAAAATAAAAGACTCAAGATGGAAAATGGAGTCCTTAGCTCTGAGCTTTCAGTAATGAAAAACAAGTGCAAAGAATTAATTGATATAGTTACCATTTTTGCTAAAAAtccagagaaagaagaaaaaaagcaaCAAGATGAGAGGCCAATGCTATTTGGAGTAAGGTTAGAAGTTCAAGAAGAAATGGAAAGGAAGAGAAAAAGAGCTGAACTTACTGAAACAGCCAGTGTTTTTCTCTCTCAATTATGCAAATAAATTTCAAAAATTAAGAGGAAAAAAAATGAAGAGAAATAGTGTTAAAATAAGTgattaaaataatatatatgtgtACCATGTTATTATTAATATTTCATGCAAAGTAGTAGTGTTAATTAGCATGTAGGGATTGCTACTGAAATGGAGATACTATTGATATCTAAGTTGTATAAATTTACTAGTGTTATTTCACGTGAAATTTAACACGGCATATAATAATATATTTCGTGGAAATTAGCTTTTTCTTTTTAACATTATCATCATCCATTCCAATTTGCTTTATTAGGACATAAAGTAATAtagaggaattttcagaaaccaTTATtatttagtggttattagcttcCAATAGCTAtcatatacataattactttttatagctaCAATTCAGTTGTTACGGTAGTGTATTCGCATTGCTGTATTCATGAATCCAGCAGCAAAACGTGCCTAaaaatcagggcagtccagctgtatacgcatgtattcacatgtattcgcgccatgtattcatgaatacagtaacaacaatcaccttaaaaataggCATGCCCAGCTatctaaaagaaaggaaaaacatacaTAGTGTATTTCTGCCTTATTTCATGTCTCAATATATATCATAAAtacttattttgctataaaatataaaattagatAGCTATAAAAAATTATGTTTTAAAAtgattttaatttataataaatagggtgtATACCTTTGCTATATGAGATAAAATTTCCTAAAGTAGATGTTATGTGGAGTATATTTGATATAGCGTTCTCAATCCAGCCATCCTTGCTAAGAAATCTAAGTCCGAGCCATGCAGGGGCTTGCACAGGAATTTTTGTAAGTAGTGTCGAAATTTATAGAAGAACTGGAGTATAACTTTGATTATCATACTTTTAGATAAAAAATAACCTTAGTCTATTGATTTTGTTGAGTCTTAAGTTAGAAAAGGTGTTCAATTCTACTTCATCACAATTTTATTACAAAGGTCCTTTCAAATATTTGTAAAAGAAAAATGTCCTAATTGAGGTTTGAACATTTGACCTCTTAGAGAAAAAACAAGCATATTACCAACACATCAGGACACAATTTATTTCAAGTAGTGTCATTTTTCCTACTTATCCGTTTTTGTacaatattaatatatatatttagtaaaattttCGGACGAAGCGGTGTCGCATGACACTGCTTCGGCAGGAATAAATCCGCCCCTAGAGCCATGAGAGGAAAAAGCTTCATGGTAGGGAGCGTTTAACCCGTTGATGGTCTAATGGGCAACAATTTAGATCTATCGGGCCAATAAATTTTGATTATGTTGAACAAAAAGAATATATGACTCTCAAATCTTGAAGACCTCAAAGATAACGTGTATGAATTATGGAAGTAGAGATGGTCAAAATCTTAGAGATTTTATAGGATAATTGATTATAGGTTGAAAATTCAACTTTATGTGGGACAAGGAGGAGAGGAAAGTGACAAGACAATGTTACAA comes from the Nicotiana sylvestris chromosome 4, ASM39365v2, whole genome shotgun sequence genome and includes:
- the LOC104243408 gene encoding heat stress transcription factor B-3-like yields the protein MMVVLEEVQSDEKSLLLEYVRKSSPSPFLLKTYMLVEDPATDDVVSWNSDGTAFVVWQPAEFARDLLPTLFKHSNFSSFVRQLNTYGFRKIATSRWEFSNDKFRKGERDLLCDIRRRKAWTNRHQPNNNNSNNNNINNGQSQCANSNKKETEEDQRSSSSTSSSSELTILVDENKRLKMENGVLSSELSVMKNKCKELIDIVTIFAKNPEKEEKKQQDERPMLFGVRLEVQEEMERKRKRAELTETASVFLSQLCK